CAGCTCCGCAAATCAGAAAGCGGGCTTGGTGGTCTCGACGTTCTCCTTGGTGACGACGGTCAGCGGGATCGGGATGCGATCCTTGACATCCTTGCCGTCGAGGATCTCGGCCATGGTGTTGATGGCGAGCTTGCCGTCCTCGTCGGGCGACTGGACGATGGTCGAATACATCTCGCCGGACTTGATCGACTCGAAGGCGTCCTTCTGGCCGTTGATGCCGACGATCGGCGGCGTCGGCTTGCCGGGGTTGGCTTCCTTCCAGGCGTCGATGAAACCCCGCGCCATGGTGTCGTCATTGGCGTAGACGCCGTTGATCTTGTCGCCGAAGCGGGTGATCAGGTCGCGGCTGGCGACCAGCGCCTTCTGCTGATCGAAGTCGGCGTTGACGGTGTCGAGCACCTCGATCTTGCTGCCGAGTTTCTTGAGGTGATCGACGAAGCCGCCGACGCGCCCGATCGTGGTGCCGTTGCCGGCCTGGCCGGCGATGACGATCACCGCGCCCTCGCCCTTCAGCGCCGTGTTCAGCGAATCGGCCGCCATCTTGCCTTCCTCGTAGACGTCGGGACCGGTGAACGACTTGATGAACGGCTTGGCCTGGTCGCTCATCGGCGAGTTGATGAGGATGGCCGGTATGTTGGCCTGCTGCGCGCGCGCCAGCGCGGGGATATAGGCCTGCGGGTCGAGCGGCCACAGGATGATGCCGTCGGCCTTGCGGGCGATGCAGGTGTTGAGCTGCTCGGTGCCGGTCTGGACATCGAAATTCTGGCTGAGGCCGAGCACCTCGATTCCGAGTTCCTTGGCGCGC
The nucleotide sequence above comes from Mesorhizobium shangrilense. Encoded proteins:
- a CDS encoding sugar ABC transporter substrate-binding protein; protein product: MTTRKTALLISAMALLASAGWAEAKTVCYVTAADSHAYATPANKALEARAKELGIEVLGLSQNFDVQTGTEQLNTCIARKADGIILWPLDPQAYIPALARAQQANIPAILINSPMSDQAKPFIKSFTGPDVYEEGKMAADSLNTALKGEGAVIVIAGQAGNGTTIGRVGGFVDHLKKLGSKIEVLDTVNADFDQQKALVASRDLITRFGDKINGVYANDDTMARGFIDAWKEANPGKPTPPIVGINGQKDAFESIKSGEMYSTIVQSPDEDGKLAINTMAEILDGKDVKDRIPIPLTVVTKENVETTKPAF